CCATCTTCGAGAAGTGCCCGGCGCCGACCTTGCCCGCGTGGACGTAGCCGTACGGGCCCTCCGGCTTGAGCGCGTCGAAGATCGGCTGGACGCGCTCGACGTGCTCCTTGTCGCCGCCGACCATCAGGGCGTAGCCGTTCTGCAGGCCCCAGACGCCGCCGGAGACGCCCGCGTCGACGAAGCCGACGCCCTTGGCCGCCAGCTCCTCGGCGTGCTTCTCGTCGTCCGTCCAACGGGAGTTGCCGCCGTCCACGACCGTGTCGCCTGGCTCGAGGAGGTCGCCGAGCTCGTCGATCACGGACTGGGTGGGGGCGCCGGCCGGCACCATCACCCAGACGGTGCGCGGCGCGTGCAGCTTCTCGACGAGTTCGGCGAGGCCGCTGACGTCGGAGAGTTCGGGGTTGCGGTCGTAGCCGACGACGGTGTGGCCGGCGCGGCGGACGCGCTCGCGCATGTTGCCGCCCATCTTGCCGAGACCGATCAGACCCAGCTGCATGGATGTCATGTCAGTTCACTTCCTGAGTGGTGCGAAGAGAGCGGTAGGCGGCCACGAGGGCGGCGGTGGAGGCGTCCAGGCCGGGCACGTCCGCGCCTTCGGTCAGGGCGGGTTCGACGCGCTTGGCGAGGACCTTGCCGAGCTCCACGCCCCACTGGTCGAAGGAGTCGACGTCCCAGACCGCGCCCTGGACGAACACCTTGTGCTCGTAGAGGGCGATCAGCTGGCCGAGGACCGACGGGGTCAGCTCGGGCGCCAGGATCGTGGTGGTCGGGTGGTCGCCCTGGAAGGTGCGGTGCGCGACCTGCTCCTCGGGCACGCCCTCCGCGCGGACCTCGTCGGCCGTCTTGCCGAAGGCGAGCGCCTGCCCCTGCGCGAACAGGTTGGCCATCAACAGGTCGTGCTGCGCCTTGAGTTCGTCGCTCAGCTCGCCGACGGGACGGGCGAAGCCGATCAGGTCGGCCGGGATCAGCTTCGTGCCCTGGTGGATCAACTGGTAGTAGGCGTGCTGCCCGTTGGTGCCGGGCGTGCCCCACACCACCGGACCGGTCTGCCACTGCACGGGCCGGCCGTCGCGGTCCACCGACTTGCCGTTGGACTCCAT
This window of the Streptomyces sp. NBC_01275 genome carries:
- the gnd gene encoding phosphogluconate dehydrogenase (NAD(+)-dependent, decarboxylating) is translated as MQLGLIGLGKMGGNMRERVRRAGHTVVGYDRNPELSDVSGLAELVEKLHAPRTVWVMVPAGAPTQSVIDELGDLLEPGDTVVDGGNSRWTDDEKHAEELAAKGVGFVDAGVSGGVWGLQNGYALMVGGDKEHVERVQPIFDALKPEGPYGYVHAGKVGAGHFSKMVHNGIEYAMMQAYAEGWELLEKVDSVENVREVFRSWQEGTVIRSWLLDLAVNALDDDTHLDKLRGYAEDSGEGRWTVEAAVDHAVPLPAITASLFARFASRQEDSPQMKMIAALRNQFGGHAVESASAQK